Below is a genomic region from Henckelia pumila isolate YLH828 chromosome 3, ASM3356847v2, whole genome shotgun sequence.
TGGGAATAACCAACAGGTGCCTCAAACCAACTTGGCGAAAAAGAATGAGAGCCTTAGCTAACGACATGGTCTCCACAACAGTGTACGGTGATGTGTTAGTAAAGGGGTGCAAGTCTATGAACATTTCCATCTCTTCCGCGGACAAATCTACATCTTCAATTTTGTCACAATGGCCCAATCCCTTCTTCGAAAAATCATCAGCCGAAAACTGTGTAGAGGCATATGAGCCAACAAGCGCCGTGGTTCGcaagaaaattttcatttttaatagtGTGACAAGATGAGAGCGGAGGATTAAACCAAATAGAACTGGAGAATTAGAGAATGGGGGCTCATCTACAATTGGAAATCCATTGTGCCTTGTGGTTTTGAGGATATGGACTATATTACCTACTTTCTCGATTCCATGGAAGATCCGAAGCGGGCCGGTAACCACATCACCTACTGTCAATTGCCTCATATACGGCTCAGCATGAGATTCTAAGTAAGGAAAACCCTTTAATGTCACAATGAGGTCGTATATATTTCCATTGAATGCATCAGCAACAGTCTTGGAGATGAGAAGAACGAGCATAATAAGTGGTAGCAGTAATAAATTATTTGTGAGTTCAAGAATAATTACACATAAGGAAACTGTTGTCCTCATAGTCCCCCCAAGAAGAGAAGCAGAACCAAGAACTGCGAATAGGCCATGGTTGAGATTCGAGTTAGAACCAACTAACATTCCAACAAATCGTCCATAAGCTGCACCTGTCACAATAACAGGCACAAAGAGGCCGGCAGGAGCTACAATACCATAACTGATAACGCTGAGAATGTAGCATGTGACAAAGAAAACAAACATCGATGCAAGATGAAACTCAGAGTCTGTGTTTTTGCTGAAGAGATTTTTTATAGCATCATCATTTGTATTAAAAAAGAGGCTGGCAAGATCATTGTAGTGACCGGGCTGGCACTGAAACTTTTTGTAATTTCCAGAACGGCCAATTGTTGGACAAGGCTCTGAAGTATCAGATGGGCAAGGACGACAATATGCAAGCCATGGCAGTCCAAATAGAAGACAGGAAGTGAAAATGGAGATGGAGCAAGCCAAAATTAGCTTGTAAGCAATTCCCTTCCTGACACAGACAAAGAAGAAACAATTACAAATCCCGAAGTACAGGTTAGGGGATTAAATGGGACACTTAATCACCTCACTATCGGATAGAAAATCAAAGAATCAAAAGCAAACACATACTCATTTATCACACTATAGATTCGGAGAATTTTATTGAGTAAAAGATTGTAGAAACTTCCAAGAATGCCTCCAATAACTCCAAGAAGAAGAACGGGAGGTAAATCCTTCAGGTGATAGGATATATTTGCTGAGGTGACATCAAACATTATGAGACCCCCTTTACCAAACAGTCCACATTCACCCCTCAAACAGACATCAATCAG
It encodes:
- the LOC140887150 gene encoding putative chloride channel-like protein CLC-g isoform X2, translating into MHIYRVWIRYMVAFLVFASSNFGLTLFACVITAFIAPEAAGSGIPEVKAYLNGVDAPAIFSLRTLLIKIVGSICAVSSSLNIGKAGPMVHTGSIVAALIGQGGSNKFGLTWKWLRVFNNDRDRRDLVTCGSAAGIAAAFRAPVGGLLFALEELTSWWRSALLWRAFFTTAVVAIVLRALIDVCLRGECGLFGKGGLIMFDVTSANISYHLKDLPPVLLLGVIGGILGSFYNLLLNKILRIYSVINEKGIAYKLILACSISIFTSCLLFGLPWLAYCRPCPSDTSEPCPTIGRSGNYKKFQCQPGHYNDLASLFFNTNDDAIKNLFSKNTDSEFHLASMFVFFVTCYILSVISYGIVAPAGLFVPVIVTGAAYGRFVGMLVGSNSNLNHGLFAVLGSASLLGGTMRTTVSLCVIILELTNNLLLLPLIMLVLLISKTVADAFNGNIYDLIVTLKGFPYLESHAEPYMRQLTVGDVVTGPLRIFHGIEKVGNIVHILKTTRHNGFPIVDEPPFSNSPVLFGLILRSHLVTLLKMKIFLRTTALVGSYASTQFSADDFSKKGLGHCDKIEDVDLSAEEMEMFIDLHPFTNTSPYTVVETMSLAKALILFRQVGLRHLLVIPKITDRVPVVGILTRHDFMPEHILNLYPNLETSRWKRLRFQLPQTRKPI
- the LOC140887150 gene encoding putative chloride channel-like protein CLC-g isoform X1 — encoded protein: MAVSNVLAADEDEESPALLEEPLLLRYQQQRQQEESMRLRRSQSNTSSQVAIVGSDLCPIESLDYETIENDFFKQDWRSRGKIQIFQYILMKWIFCFLIGVIVGLLGFFNNLAVENIAGIKFVVTSNMMLARKYMVAFLVFASSNFGLTLFACVITAFIAPEAAGSGIPEVKAYLNGVDAPAIFSLRTLLIKIVGSICAVSSSLNIGKAGPMVHTGSIVAALIGQGGSNKFGLTWKWLRVFNNDRDRRDLVTCGSAAGIAAAFRAPVGGLLFALEELTSWWRSALLWRAFFTTAVVAIVLRALIDVCLRGECGLFGKGGLIMFDVTSANISYHLKDLPPVLLLGVIGGILGSFYNLLLNKILRIYSVINEKGIAYKLILACSISIFTSCLLFGLPWLAYCRPCPSDTSEPCPTIGRSGNYKKFQCQPGHYNDLASLFFNTNDDAIKNLFSKNTDSEFHLASMFVFFVTCYILSVISYGIVAPAGLFVPVIVTGAAYGRFVGMLVGSNSNLNHGLFAVLGSASLLGGTMRTTVSLCVIILELTNNLLLLPLIMLVLLISKTVADAFNGNIYDLIVTLKGFPYLESHAEPYMRQLTVGDVVTGPLRIFHGIEKVGNIVHILKTTRHNGFPIVDEPPFSNSPVLFGLILRSHLVTLLKMKIFLRTTALVGSYASTQFSADDFSKKGLGHCDKIEDVDLSAEEMEMFIDLHPFTNTSPYTVVETMSLAKALILFRQVGLRHLLVIPKITDRVPVVGILTRHDFMPEHILNLYPNLETSRWKRLRFQLPQTRKPI